The sequence AGATCTTAAAATCCAAACGTGGCGAGGGATATATTGATGTGTGTGTTCTTGTCCTCTGCGCCATGCTGGTCATTGCACTGGCCGTGCAGGTGCTGCCGGTGTTCATCGTTAAAAATCAGCTGGATACCTACGCCACCGAGCTGTGCCGGGAAGCGGAAATCTCCGGCAGGGTGGGCAGTGAAACCAGCCGTCGTGTAGCGGTTCTCACCGAGCAGACCGGGCTGAGTCCCCGGATTTCATGGTCAAAGACCGGCAATATCCAGCTGAACGAGGAAATCACCGTGACCTTGACCTTAGAGAAGAACATCGGACTGTTCGGCGGGTTTGGTTCGTTCCCCATTACCCTGCGCTCGGAAGCCTCCGGGAAAAGCGAGGTGTATCACAAATGAACAAGCTAAAATACATTCTCAGGGATAAGGCCGGGAACGGCTTCCCTTTGGTGGTAGCCATTACGCTGGCTCTTGTGATTATCCTGTGTGGCGTGATAGAGTATTTTCGGCTGAATATTATCGCCAGCGGTGTAAAAGAAGCCTTGGAGGATGCCATCATCGTGACGGTCAACGACAACTATGCCGATGTGTATCACGGCGTGCGGGAGGGCTACAGCGGCGGCTACCAGCCGGACGGCTCCTCTTTTTCCTATAGCGTGAACACCGGCGACATTTACGGCTACATGGACGGTGTCCTCGGCATGGAAGCTGTGGGCGACAGCCATGTGAAATATGCTGGGGATGCTTTGGAATACAAGCTCTCCCGTTTGGATGTCACCATCCGCAATGCGCCGCTGGCTCCGTCTTACCCAAAAAACGCACAGCGATTTGAAGCGGATGCGGTGATCTGGCTGGAGGTTCCCGTTTACTTTGGTGGCAAGGAGCTGGCTCCCATGAAAATCAAGCTCAAGGTTCAGGCGGGATATACCGAGGTGTTTTAACTGTTCAGGAAAGTATCTGGACTTCTGAGAAAAATTATAGTAT is a genomic window of Acidilutibacter cellobiosedens containing:
- a CDS encoding DUF4320 family protein, yielding MKKILKSKRGEGYIDVCVLVLCAMLVIALAVQVLPVFIVKNQLDTYATELCREAEISGRVGSETSRRVAVLTEQTGLSPRISWSKTGNIQLNEEITVTLTLEKNIGLFGGFGSFPITLRSEASGKSEVYHK